The following DNA comes from Erigeron canadensis isolate Cc75 chromosome 3, C_canadensis_v1, whole genome shotgun sequence.
AAAGGTTGCCTTTGCAAACTCGTGACAACCTGAGTGGCATCTTTACGGGCCTATGAGATTGACGATTATATCAAAAGATACCATAAATCCAACCGATATTACAAGGTactgatatataaaaaaaatatataagggACGATTAGAAGTAATAGTTACCTCCAAGTTCAGCCTTGGAAGAAATATAATGAGGAGACGCAATGTGTCCTCTTTGAAGAACTCTTCACTCAGTTGTGCACAAGCTTCCTCAGAAGGCTCAGAGTCATCATTACCATAAAGAATTAACTTTAATTCTTTAATAAGTGAGTTCAACTCTGCTGTCTGGAGATAACACAACACTTTCTTAAAACCACGATTATATATTCTTGTTTTCCTAAGAAATACAAAAAATCCATCAAGTAGCTTATGCGACACCATTTTAATCGTTTAAAGCCATCGGCCAATATAAATAATCTACATAATGCTcggataaaaagaaaaagaaaaacctgGGAGCCAGCACTAGCAGTATCTTTGGAATAAAGGAGAAGGGATCGGGTCTTTTGAACCACCTCAGCAGGTGTCCGAAGCTTTTTGGTATTCATGACATTTTTTCCAAGTGTTGAAAGGCATAGCATCTTGTTTCTTGCCTGATTCTTGGTGGTGTTTGAAACAAATAAGTTGTTTGTTTATTTGCATTGTTGTGGTGGAAAGAGAACAATGATAGAAAAGAGAAAGGATACATTGTGATGTACGATTTCGACAATTTCTTGCCTTGATATTTGTCATTTTGTTGTTTTGAACTACAAAGTTTGACGGATGCACTCTAAGTGATGCAGCCTTTTATGAATTGGACTAGAACGCTTAACCTATGCTCCTGTATCAACACCTGTCCTTAGATTGTGATCAAGTGATTGTTTGAATCGCTTATTAAAAACTGATAATCTGATTGAATAACGGATAAAGAACTAGATACAAAAAGAGTAAAGATGCATAATCAAAATTCGAAAGTCTGCACATGTTTACAATCTAGCAAATAGTACAGTAACTATGTTCAATGATGTCAACCGATAGTTGTAAATTGTTATTCGTATAAAAACAGCAACACAAAGACACTCCGTATGTCATGTCATTTCAAATCGTGTTTCAGCAGAAAACCAGTATGCTTTGACCCCGCCTCTTCATTAACTGGCAACTGCTTCAATATTTCAAGCCATATGATAATTATGCTAAACCCATCCATGACAATATTGAATCGTGTCAACAAAGAGAAAGAGAACAATCTCTATTCTCTAAAAATGCTATGCCCCAAAATCAAAGGGTACGTGAAATATTACAGATTCAACTCCATATTAACATCCTAAGCTCTTCAAAATATCCCTGAGCTTTTTGATAACTACTGTTGGATTGGCATGCGATCCACTCAAATATATAGGGTGGTAATTCAGCCCTTTCCACCGAGAAATAAGTTCAAAATGAGGTCTCCTAAACTCGCTTGCAACAATCTCTAAAACTTCCGCATCTGTTGCCGATACTATGTGAGTGAGTCCTGCACCATGAGCACCCACAATAACCGATGCATCTTGTACAGCTATCACTTGTTCCTTCATTGACATATGCCCAAATAGTCCGTTAATTAGATTAATTTTGCATTTTGTATGAGTCGATGACCAGAtctttaatgcatcaaatacTTCTTGTTCGTTGCTAAGCCTTGATTGAACCTTCCCACCATGGCGAGGATGGGCCAAATAATCCTCACGTCGCACAAACAAAACATTATAATCTAGTGACCCTGATTTTGAACTGTGGTGGTGTCGGTGTAAGGGAAGTGAAAATGCAGCCCGTATCATCTCCCCAAACTCTGAAATTCGGGCCGTTTTTTTGTCATCAGGGTTCTGCCATAAATCAGGGGCTGAAGCTCCATAACAATCAATATTTTCAGACAAACCCCTGAACATGGCAGTTTCATACCCTAATGGCGAGAGGATAGCATGACGAAAGCAGACAGGACCAGTGAAACTTTTAGCATATCTTAGACCTGAGAACACAGCCCTCCATGTTTCTTCCAATTGCGTCTGAAATATCACCGGTAAAATGGATCATGAAAATTTTCAGTATTATAGAGAGCCTCTTAAAGTCTAAAGGTGGCAAAATGCGAAGGTCGGATATGGGATTGAAATGGCTAGTTTGGGACCATTCAAAATACGTCAAAAATGATTGACCCATATAGATAAcaacctaatatattttttaaataacatttaTCTTACATTTAACATGTGTAACATGACAATGAATATCCAAGTGAGGGAGCCTGAGAATCATACCATACAGTGGCCGTCTATGAAAACCAGTTGAGGCCGGTTTGGCAAGCCAGTAACTCTTGAAGACACATAGGCACTGTACCAATCGGTGACCGTGTGAAAAAGGTTGGCATACTCGAAGCGAGTGATCAAAAGTGTTGGCTCCTCAATCCACTATCATGAGAGCATTTCAagtcaataatataatattcagTTAAACTATAGTATGTGAATACGAGGCAGATAATATTTAATTCTTGTCCATCTAACATTAGAAGGtaattttttatagaaaattgtTTCTAATATTGAACTTATACTTTTCCAATTTAATCTACACATGGAAAGATATAATATGCATGTAGAATTTAAGCTATCCAAAGAGACATTCAACACTCACATTCTTAttaaaatggaaataaaaaatacaCAGCTTTGGAGAAGAATGTAATTGATTATTTCCTTTAtctatagaagtatagataatctCGAATTCTCGATACAACTGATTCTTGAAcacataaaaacacaaataagaaatttaaaagtgaaaagtTTCACCTTGTAGACAAGAGGTTTTAGGAATGTTATAGAAACAGATGTTCGGCCTAATAATTTGACTACTTAAGTATGACATTCTTGAGATTTAACTTTATTTAGTGATGTTACCATAACatcttatttaaatatataaatgaaaatgcAATTATTTATAGTATACATAGGATGAAAACCATGTATACACAGACCTATATCATTATAATCAtatctcatcatcatcataaaaata
Coding sequences within:
- the LOC122592692 gene encoding beta-1,2-xylosyltransferase — protein: MKSKYIKLIIFLFILNSITLSLYFSSSSDYLHRRRFTLQQLHKTNNSSNLLQQLHNNNKPWPILPSYLPWRSSKLPPPKLRSCEAYFGNGFTRRLDLLPETTDGGWFRCYYSETLRSSVCEGASLRMHPDKIKMSAGGEAIESVIGRSEDEELPLYEPGAFDLLVPNNDKKEFGSLLNEYWPKQGGRHPMRDLIDSVRLASPNQFHCSQWIEEPTLLITRFEYANLFHTVTDWYSAYVSSRVTGLPNRPQLVFIDGHCMTQLEETWRAVFSGLRYAKSFTGPVCFRHAILSPLGYETAMFRGLSENIDCYGASAPDLWQNPDDKKTARISEFGEMIRAAFSLPLHRHHHSSKSGSLDYNVLFVRREDYLAHPRHGGKVQSRLSNEQEVFDALKIWSSTHTKCKINLINGLFGHMSMKEQVIAVQDASVIVGAHGAGLTHIVSATDAEVLEIVASEFRRPHFELISRWKGLNYHPIYLSGSHANPTVVIKKLRDILKSLGC